A section of the Echeneis naucrates chromosome 12, fEcheNa1.1, whole genome shotgun sequence genome encodes:
- the rbp4l gene encoding retinol binding protein 4, like: MGSSKLALLLVLVSCVERCFSASCVVDSFSVKEDFDPSRYSGKWYALQKKDPEGLFLQDNISAEYTIDDDGSMTASSKGRVTLFGFWVVCADMAAQYSVPDPTTPGKMFMNYQGLASYLSSGGDNYWVIDTDYDNYAITYACRTLKDDGSCEDGYALVFSRNPRGLPPAIQRIVRQKQEEICMAGQFQPVLQSGAC, encoded by the exons ATGGGATCCTCCAAGCTGgccctgctcctggtcctggtgtCCTGCGTAGAACgctgtttttctgcctcctgtGTGGTTGACAGCTTCTCGGTTAAAGAGGATTTTGACCCCAGTAGG TATTCAGGCAAGTGGTATGCACTGCAAAAGAAAGATCCAGAGGGCCTGTTCCTGCAGGACAACATCTCGGCTGAGTACACCATCGATGATGACGGCTCCATGACCGCCTCCTCCAAAGGACGGGTCACTCTGTTTGG CTTCTGGGTTGTGTGTGCTGACATGGCTGCCCAGTACTCTGTCCCTGACCCCACCACCCCCGGAAAGATGTTCATGAACTACCAAGGACTGGCCAGCTACCTGTCCAGTGGAG GTGACAACTACTGGGTAATCGACACAGACTACGACAACTACGCCATCACCTATGCCTGCCGCACCCTGAAAGATGACGGCAGCTGTGAGGATGGCTATGCTCTTGTGTTCTCCAGGAACCCTCGCGGCCTGCCCCCAGCCATTCAGCGCATCGTGCGTCAGAAGCAGGAGGAGATCTGCATGGCTGGACAGTTTCAGCCTGTCCTGCAGTCTGGAGCCTGCTAA
- the LOC115052214 gene encoding keratin, type I cytoskeletal 18 produces the protein MTSSMSVRSLSISRQPSFSSRSLMDTGRARSRASVSFAAGSPLTRSASISQDLNGPISLQLNGLHGNSTNEKEAMQSLNNRLANYLDKVRSLERSNADLEMKIKQLMLDRIPKGHDLDSMMAQAHAVEQEVRKKTLENARLMLEIDNAKLAADDFRIKWETELVMCQSVERDCVALKKAKTDHEQIIASLRGDLDSLKEELYFLKKNHEEELEQMKSRIARDEVNVEVDSARGPELGTILSDLRTQYEGIVRKNKEQAEQWYRKKLETMQNEVKESNEALRGAQGELIERQRFLQTLEVELESLHKQIAALEGNLGETGQKYSGEMEQLQTTLSQLEDDLSQLRLDMQRTKTDYEQLLRIKQNLEMEIATYRRLLEGEETVKEVPPPPKKEPDVRTRKIVKVVTQTMVNGKVVDESSEVEQFEESKK, from the exons ATGACCTCCAGCATGTCAGTAAGGAGTTTGTCCATCAGCCGTCAGCCGTCCTTTTCCAGTCGGTCTCTGATGGACACGGGCCGTGCTCGCTCACGTGCCTCAGTCTCTTTTGCAGCAGGCAGCCCGCTGACCCGTTCAGCTTCTATCAGCCAGGACCTGAACGGGCCAATCAGCCTCCAGCTTAACGGTCTGCACGGCAACAGCACCAATGAGAAGGAAGCTATGCAGAGTCTCAACAACCGTCTGGCCAACTACCTGGACAAG GTGCGGTCACTTGAGCGCTCCAATGCAGACCTGGAGATGAAGATCAAGCAGCTGATGCTGGACCGCATTCCCAAAGGTCATGACCTTGACTCCATGATGGCCCAGGCACATGCTGTTGAGCAAGAG GTGAGGAAGAAGACTTTGGAGAATGCTCGTCTCATGCTAGAGATCGATAATGCTAAACTGGCTGCTGATGACTTCAGAATCAA GTGGGAGACTGAGCTGGTGATGTGTCAGTCAGTGGAGCGAGACTGTGTGGCCCTAAAAAAGGCCAAGACGGATCATGAGCAGATCATTGCTTCTCTGAGAGGAGATCTGGACAGCCTGAAGGAAGAACTGTACTTCCTCAAGAAAAACCACGAGGAG GAACTTGAGCAGATGAAGTCCCGTATTGCCAGAGATGAGGTGAATGTGGAGGTGGACTCGGCCAGAGGTCCAGAACTTGGCACTATCCTGTCTGACCTGCGAACTCAGTATGAGGGGATTGTCAGGAAGAACAAGGAGCAGGCGGAACAGTGGTACCGAAAGAAG CTGGAGACGATGCAGAATGAGGTGAAGGAGAGTAATGAAGCTCTGAGAGGAGCCCAGGGTGAGCTGATCGAGAGGCAGCGCTTCCTGCAGACTctggaggtggagctggagagTCTGCACAAGCAG ATAGCGGCGCTGGAGGGGAACCTCGGTGAGACGGGTCAGAAATACTCTGGTGAGATGGAGCAGCTGCAGACCACACTCAGCCAGCTGGAGGATGACCTCTCCCAGCTCAGGCTCGACATGCAACGCACCAAGACCGACTATGAGCAGCTCCTTCGCATCAAGCAGAACCTGGAGATGGAGATCGCCACCTACAGGCGCCTgctggagggagaggaaac AGTCAAAGAAGTTCCTCCTCCACCGAAGA aagagCCTGATGTCCGCACCAGGAAGATTGTGAAGGTGGTGACTCAGACGATGGTCAACGGCAAAGTGGTGGACGAGTCCAGTGAGGTGGAGCAGTTTGAGGAGAGCAAGAAATAG